The Flavobacterium sp. 123 genome contains a region encoding:
- a CDS encoding DegT/DnrJ/EryC1/StrS aminotransferase family protein, which produces MKKIQMVDLKSQYDKIATTVNHSIQEVLDTNTYINGPQVHAFQKSLEEYLDVKHVIPCANGTDALQIAMMGLGLKPGDEVITADFTFAATVEVIALLQLTPVLVDVDMHNMNISIEGIKRAITPRTKAIVPVHLFGRAANMEAIMAIAKEYNLYVIEDNAQAIGANCKFSDGSKKKVGTIGNVGATSFFPSKNLGCYGDGGAIFTNDDVLAHTLRGIVNHGMYERYHHDVVGVNSRLDSIQAAVLNAKLPLLDEYNKARQNAARKYTAAFEGHKNIIAPSICDICDCHVFHQYTLRIIDADRNGLMQHLLDKGIPCAIYYPIPLHSQKAYMDARYKESDFPVTNQLVKEVLSLPMHTELDDEQVKYITDAVLEFLK; this is translated from the coding sequence ATGAAGAAAATTCAGATGGTTGACTTAAAAAGTCAATATGATAAAATTGCCACTACTGTAAATCATTCGATTCAAGAAGTTTTAGATACGAACACTTATATTAATGGGCCTCAGGTTCATGCTTTTCAAAAATCTTTAGAAGAATATCTTGATGTAAAACATGTAATTCCATGTGCTAATGGAACGGATGCTTTGCAAATTGCTATGATGGGTTTAGGTTTAAAGCCAGGGGATGAGGTTATTACCGCTGATTTCACTTTTGCAGCTACAGTTGAAGTAATCGCATTGTTACAATTAACACCTGTTTTAGTAGATGTGGACATGCACAATATGAATATTTCTATTGAAGGGATTAAGCGCGCCATTACGCCTAGAACAAAGGCTATTGTTCCAGTGCATTTGTTTGGTCGTGCTGCTAATATGGAAGCAATTATGGCTATCGCTAAGGAATATAATTTATATGTTATCGAAGATAATGCACAAGCGATTGGAGCAAATTGCAAATTTTCGGATGGATCCAAAAAGAAAGTTGGAACAATTGGAAATGTTGGAGCAACTTCTTTTTTTCCATCTAAAAACTTAGGTTGTTATGGAGATGGTGGTGCTATTTTTACTAATGATGATGTTTTAGCACATACGCTTCGCGGAATTGTAAATCACGGAATGTATGAGCGTTATCATCATGATGTGGTAGGTGTAAATTCACGTTTAGATAGTATTCAAGCAGCGGTTTTGAATGCAAAATTACCGTTGTTAGACGAATATAATAAAGCAAGACAAAATGCAGCAAGAAAATATACTGCTGCTTTTGAAGGGCATAAAAATATTATTGCGCCAAGCATTTGTGATATTTGTGATTGTCACGTTTTTCACCAATATACGTTACGAATTATAGATGCAGACCGAAATGGATTGATGCAACATTTGTTAGATAAAGGAATTCCTTGCGCTATATATTATCCAATTCCTTTGCATTCACAAAAAGCATATATGGATGCTCGTTATAAAGAATCTGATTTTCCTGTAACCAATCAATTGGTCAAAGAAGTACTTTCTTTACCAATGCACACAGAATTAGATGATGAGCAAGTTAAATATATTACGGATGCTGTTTTAGAATTTTTAAAATAA
- a CDS encoding 3-deoxy-D-manno-octulosonic acid transferase: MLFLYNTIVFLSGFLLKIIALFSAKMKLFVEGRKVVFPLLEQKIKPSDKTIWFHAASLGEYEQGLPVIEKIKEKYPSHKIVVSFFSPSGYEVRKNNTVADVTVYLPLDTKKNVQEFLRLVHPELVFFIKYEYWLNYLSELKKQNTPTYLISGIFRPNQMFFKWYGGFYRKALNTFTYFFVQNESSKNLLNQLGKTNVAVSGDTRFDRVAAILEKDNTLSFISQFKNNKTTIVIGSSWPKDENLLTDYINACSSDVKFIIAPHNIKSVQIEQLKNSIQKNYVLFSEKENKTLSDYNVFIIDTIGILTKIYSYADIAYVGGGFGHPGVHNLLEPATFGVPIIIGPNYSHFAEAIDLVHLGGCISISNKEQLSLAFQNLIEDEKFRQERGTICSTFVQANKGATNTIMKNI, encoded by the coding sequence ATGCTTTTTCTTTATAATACAATTGTTTTCCTATCTGGTTTTTTGTTAAAAATCATTGCCCTTTTTAGTGCAAAAATGAAACTTTTTGTAGAAGGTCGAAAAGTAGTTTTCCCTCTTTTGGAACAAAAAATAAAACCTTCTGATAAAACTATTTGGTTTCATGCCGCTTCTCTTGGAGAATATGAACAAGGATTACCCGTTATCGAAAAAATAAAAGAGAAATACCCTTCGCATAAAATTGTGGTTAGTTTTTTCTCTCCTTCCGGTTATGAAGTTCGAAAAAACAATACTGTTGCTGATGTTACTGTTTATTTGCCTTTAGATACCAAAAAAAATGTACAAGAATTTTTAAGATTAGTTCATCCTGAATTGGTGTTTTTCATAAAATACGAATATTGGCTTAACTATTTGAGTGAACTCAAAAAACAAAATACACCAACATACTTGATTTCAGGAATTTTTAGACCCAACCAAATGTTCTTTAAATGGTATGGAGGATTTTACAGAAAAGCATTGAATACCTTCACTTATTTCTTTGTTCAAAATGAAAGTTCTAAAAATTTATTAAATCAACTTGGCAAAACCAATGTTGCTGTATCAGGAGACACCCGTTTTGACAGAGTAGCTGCAATTTTAGAAAAAGACAATACATTGTCATTTATTTCACAATTCAAAAACAACAAAACGACCATAGTTATAGGCAGTTCATGGCCGAAAGATGAAAACCTATTAACAGACTACATCAATGCCTGCAGCAGTGACGTGAAATTTATTATTGCTCCACACAATATCAAATCAGTTCAAATTGAGCAGCTAAAAAATAGCATTCAGAAAAACTATGTTTTATTCTCCGAAAAAGAAAACAAAACACTTTCTGATTACAATGTCTTTATAATTGACACCATAGGTATATTAACTAAAATATACAGTTATGCAGATATTGCCTATGTTGGCGGCGGTTTTGGCCATCCTGGCGTACATAACTTATTAGAACCAGCAACTTTTGGAGTACCTATAATTATCGGTCCTAATTATTCTCATTTCGCTGAAGCTATAGATTTAGTTCATTTAGGTGGTTGCATTTCTATTTCCAACAAAGAGCAACTGAGTCTTGCCTTTCAAAATTTAATTGAAGACGAAAAATTCCGTCAAGAAAGAGGCACAATATGCAGCACTTTTGTACAAGCAAATAAAGGAGCCACAAATACAATTATGAAAAACATCTAA
- a CDS encoding DUF1508 domain-containing protein, whose translation MGVFVISKRFNDEYKFVFTSRKGKTIFTSLSYELKFECEEDIEKFKLNIESAEFLKFKSTAGKYFFKLFLAGNHFATSRKYTTELRLQKGINEIVQYASKSEMLDFSENNFVFTD comes from the coding sequence ATGGGGGTTTTTGTAATTAGTAAACGGTTCAATGACGAATATAAATTTGTATTCACTTCGCGAAAAGGAAAGACTATATTCACAAGTTTGAGTTATGAGCTTAAATTTGAGTGTGAAGAGGATATTGAAAAGTTTAAGTTGAATATAGAATCAGCAGAGTTTTTAAAATTTAAATCTACGGCTGGAAAATACTTCTTTAAGTTGTTCTTGGCTGGAAACCATTTTGCTACCAGCAGGAAATATACAACTGAACTAAGACTTCAGAAAGGAATTAATGAGATTGTTCAGTATGCTTCTAAATCGGAAATGCTGGATTTCTCTGAAAATAATTTTGTTTTCACTGATTAG
- a CDS encoding GIY-YIG nuclease family protein produces MYFIYIIHSKKLDRYYVGTTNDIKKRLIEHNSGFYSEAFTVKGAPWELRLSFECESSQKAYGLEKFLKRMKSSIFLEKVIANQDILVDIQNKL; encoded by the coding sequence ATGTATTTTATTTATATAATTCATTCAAAAAAACTAGACAGATATTACGTAGGGACTACGAATGATATCAAAAAAAGATTGATTGAGCATAATTCTGGGTTTTATAGTGAAGCCTTTACTGTAAAAGGAGCGCCTTGGGAGTTAAGATTGAGCTTCGAATGTGAATCTAGTCAGAAAGCGTATGGATTAGAGAAGTTTTTAAAAAGAATGAAATCTAGCATTTTTTTGGAGAAAGTGATTGCTAATCAGGATATTTTAGTAGATATTCAAAATAAATTATGA
- a CDS encoding GIY-YIG nuclease family protein, with product MYFIYIIHSKKLDRYYVGTTNNIEKRLIEHNSGFYSEAFTVKGAPWELRLSFECESSQKAYGLEKFLKRMKSSIFLEKVITNQDILVDIQNKL from the coding sequence ATGTATTTTATTTATATAATTCATTCAAAAAAACTAGACAGATATTACGTAGGGACTACGAATAATATTGAAAAAAGATTGATTGAGCATAATTCTGGGTTTTATAGTGAAGCCTTTACGGTAAAAGGAGCGCCTTGGGAGTTAAGATTGAGCTTCGAATGTGAATCTAGTCAGAAAGCGTATGGATTAGAGAAGTTTTTAAAAAGAATGAAATCTAGCATTTTTTTGGAGAAAGTGATTACTAATCAGGATATTTTAGTAGATATTCAAAATAAATTATGA
- the mutS gene encoding DNA mismatch repair protein MutS: MAAKDKVVKETPLMKQYNEIKRKYPDACLLFRVGDFYETFGEDAVRASKILGIVLTKRGAGSETETALAGFPHHSLNTYLPKLVKSGLRVAICDQLEDPKMTKTIVKRGVTELVTPGVSMNDEVLQSKTNNFLASVYFTNKSIGISFLDVSTGEFLTAQGNAEYIDKLLQNFNPSEVLIPKNNKNDFREIFGEDYHSFYLEDWIYKEDYALETLTKHFQTVSLKGFGIEELKEGIIASGAVLYYLSETQHNRVQHITAIQRIAEDAYVWMDRFTIRNLELYHSYNPNAVTLLDVIDRTLSPMGGRLLKRWLALPLKDSAKIQSRHQVVAYLKENQDVLKSIQYQIKQISDLERLISKIAAGKVSPREVVYLKESLDAIIPIKSLALESAQEAVKVIGDSLHSCDLLREKIKTTLNQDAPVAIAKGNAIAKGINAELDDLRAISTSGKEFLEGIEKRESERTGISSLKISFNNVFGYYIEVRNTHKDKVPEEWIRKQTLVNAERYITEELKEYETKILGAEEKIHKIEVDLFEQLVGWIATYIKPVQMNASLVAQLDCLCSFTQLAIENKYICPEIDDTFELEIKNGRHPVIEKQLPVGMPYIANDVFLDRETQQLIMITGPNMSGKSAILRQTALIVLLAQMGSFVPADGVRMGIVDKIFTRVGASDNISMGESTFMVEMNETASILNNISDRSLVLLDEIGRGTSTYDGISIAWAIAEFLHEHPSRPKTLFATHYHELNEMSESLSRIQNYNVAVKELKDTVLFIRKLLKGGSAHSFGIHVAKMAGMPQIVILKAQKLLKKLEKNHSNDALNGIKAAKDEMQMSFFNLDDPLLEEIKEEILNLDINTITPMEALMKLNEIKRMLTRK; this comes from the coding sequence TTGGCAGCTAAAGATAAAGTGGTTAAGGAAACGCCATTAATGAAGCAGTATAATGAGATAAAAAGGAAGTATCCAGATGCCTGTTTGTTGTTTCGTGTGGGAGATTTTTATGAAACTTTTGGCGAAGATGCTGTTAGAGCTTCCAAAATATTAGGAATTGTATTGACTAAACGTGGTGCTGGTTCAGAAACCGAAACTGCTTTAGCAGGATTTCCACATCATTCTTTGAATACCTATTTGCCAAAATTAGTTAAATCAGGTCTTCGCGTGGCTATTTGTGACCAACTCGAAGATCCAAAAATGACCAAAACTATTGTGAAAAGAGGAGTTACAGAACTTGTAACGCCTGGAGTTTCTATGAATGATGAGGTTTTGCAGTCTAAAACTAATAATTTTCTTGCATCTGTTTATTTTACTAATAAATCAATTGGAATTTCATTTCTTGATGTTTCAACCGGTGAATTTCTTACTGCGCAAGGCAACGCAGAATATATTGATAAATTGCTTCAAAATTTTAATCCTAGCGAAGTTTTAATTCCTAAAAATAATAAAAATGATTTCCGAGAAATTTTCGGGGAAGATTACCATAGTTTTTACCTAGAAGATTGGATTTACAAAGAAGATTATGCACTAGAAACCTTGACGAAACATTTTCAAACGGTATCTCTAAAAGGTTTTGGAATTGAAGAATTAAAAGAAGGAATTATAGCCTCAGGAGCCGTTTTATATTATCTATCCGAAACGCAGCACAATAGAGTTCAACATATAACAGCTATACAACGAATTGCAGAAGACGCTTATGTTTGGATGGATCGATTCACCATTAGAAACCTAGAATTGTATCATAGTTATAATCCAAATGCGGTTACGCTTCTTGATGTAATTGATAGAACGCTTTCGCCAATGGGAGGTCGTTTGCTAAAAAGATGGTTAGCACTTCCGTTGAAAGATAGTGCTAAAATACAAAGTCGCCATCAAGTAGTGGCTTATTTGAAAGAAAATCAGGATGTTCTAAAAAGCATTCAGTATCAAATTAAACAAATATCAGATTTAGAACGTTTGATTTCTAAAATTGCAGCAGGCAAAGTGTCTCCACGTGAAGTGGTGTACTTGAAAGAATCTTTAGATGCAATTATTCCAATTAAATCATTGGCTTTAGAAAGCGCCCAAGAAGCAGTAAAAGTTATTGGAGATAGTTTGCATAGCTGTGATTTATTGCGTGAAAAAATTAAAACAACCTTAAATCAAGATGCGCCTGTGGCTATTGCCAAAGGGAATGCTATCGCAAAGGGAATTAACGCGGAATTAGATGATTTGCGTGCTATTTCAACTTCAGGAAAAGAATTTTTAGAAGGAATAGAAAAACGGGAATCCGAAAGAACGGGAATTTCTTCCTTGAAAATTTCATTTAATAATGTTTTTGGATATTATATTGAAGTTCGAAACACACATAAAGATAAAGTACCTGAAGAATGGATTCGCAAGCAAACTTTGGTTAATGCGGAACGCTATATTACCGAAGAATTAAAAGAATATGAAACTAAAATTCTTGGCGCCGAAGAAAAAATTCACAAAATAGAAGTTGACTTATTTGAACAATTGGTAGGTTGGATTGCGACTTATATCAAGCCAGTTCAGATGAACGCTAGCTTAGTAGCGCAGTTAGATTGTTTGTGCTCTTTCACGCAATTGGCTATTGAAAATAAATACATCTGCCCAGAGATTGATGATACTTTTGAACTCGAAATCAAGAATGGTCGTCATCCTGTTATTGAGAAACAATTACCTGTTGGGATGCCTTATATCGCTAATGATGTTTTCTTAGATAGAGAAACGCAGCAGTTAATTATGATTACGGGGCCAAATATGTCTGGAAAATCGGCTATTTTGCGCCAAACGGCTTTAATTGTACTACTAGCTCAAATGGGGAGTTTTGTTCCTGCAGATGGAGTTAGAATGGGGATTGTAGATAAAATATTCACTAGAGTAGGAGCCTCGGATAATATTTCGATGGGAGAATCTACTTTTATGGTCGAAATGAATGAAACAGCTTCTATTTTGAATAATATTTCGGATCGAAGTTTAGTGTTGCTTGATGAAATAGGAAGAGGAACGAGTACCTATGATGGAATTTCTATAGCATGGGCAATTGCAGAATTTTTGCATGAGCATCCTTCAAGGCCTAAAACCTTATTTGCTACTCATTATCATGAATTGAATGAAATGAGTGAATCGCTTTCTAGAATCCAGAATTATAATGTAGCTGTTAAGGAATTAAAAGACACCGTTCTTTTTATTAGAAAACTTTTAAAAGGAGGAAGTGCTCATAGTTTTGGAATTCATGTGGCAAAAATGGCAGGAATGCCTCAAATAGTCATTTTGAAGGCACAAAAGCTATTGAAAAAACTAGAAAAAAACCATTCTAATGATGCTCTAAACGGAATTAAAGCTGCTAAAGATGAAATGCAGATGAGTTTCTTTAATCTTGATGATCCGCTTTTAGAAGAAATAAAAGAAGAGATTTTAAATCTCGATATTAATACCATTACACCTATGGAAGCGTTGATGAAACTGAATGAAATTAAAAGAATGCTAACTAGAAAATAG
- a CDS encoding DUF1573 domain-containing protein, translated as MKKIITLTMLVVLGVISANAQETSKKTKAPSTKVSTPKVNGAGMVFVSEVIDYGTIAHNADGKREFVFTNNGNAPLIITNAQGSCGCTVPTSPKEPIAPGAKGIIGVKYATDRVGAFTKTVTITSNAAGQPTKVLTIKGVVLADAAPKS; from the coding sequence ATGAAAAAAATAATTACATTAACTATGCTAGTTGTATTGGGAGTTATATCTGCTAATGCACAAGAAACTTCTAAAAAAACAAAAGCCCCATCAACTAAAGTTTCAACTCCGAAAGTAAACGGTGCAGGGATGGTTTTTGTAAGCGAAGTTATTGATTACGGAACTATTGCTCACAATGCAGATGGTAAACGTGAGTTTGTTTTTACTAATAATGGTAATGCACCATTAATCATTACAAATGCACAAGGTTCTTGTGGTTGTACAGTACCAACAAGTCCAAAAGAACCAATTGCACCAGGCGCAAAAGGAATCATTGGTGTAAAATATGCTACAGACAGAGTTGGCGCATTTACAAAAACAGTAACGATTACTTCTAATGCAGCTGGGCAACCAACAAAAGTTCTTACTATAAAAGGAGTAGTTTTAGCTGATGCGGCACCAAAAAGCTAA
- a CDS encoding RNA methyltransferase, translating to MRKLENSELERKSIEAFKNSEKTPLILVLDDIRSLHNIGSVFRTADAFLIEKIYLCGITATPPNKEIHKTALGATETVAWEHHENVLEVISELKQKKITTLAIEQVESAFFLQDFKVEKEKKYALVFGNEVHGVSQEAVALCDGAIEIPQLGTKHSLNISVSAGIVVWDLFQKMNWPR from the coding sequence ATGAGAAAGCTAGAAAACAGCGAGCTCGAAAGAAAATCTATTGAAGCATTCAAAAATTCAGAAAAAACACCACTCATCTTAGTATTAGATGACATAAGGAGTTTACACAATATTGGTTCTGTTTTCAGAACTGCAGATGCTTTTTTGATTGAAAAAATATATTTATGTGGTATCACGGCAACTCCGCCAAATAAAGAAATCCACAAAACTGCCCTTGGAGCAACTGAAACTGTAGCTTGGGAACATCATGAAAATGTACTTGAAGTTATTTCTGAATTAAAACAAAAAAAAATTACTACACTTGCTATTGAACAAGTAGAAAGCGCTTTTTTTCTTCAAGATTTTAAAGTTGAAAAAGAAAAAAAATACGCCTTGGTTTTTGGAAATGAAGTTCACGGAGTATCACAAGAAGCAGTTGCCTTATGTGATGGAGCTATCGAAATTCCTCAATTAGGCACAAAACATTCTTTAAATATTTCGGTTAGTGCCGGAATTGTAGTTTGGGATTTATTCCAAAAAATGAATTGGCCTAGATAA